A window of Panthera leo isolate Ple1 chromosome D2, P.leo_Ple1_pat1.1, whole genome shotgun sequence contains these coding sequences:
- the UBE2D1 gene encoding ubiquitin-conjugating enzyme E2 D1 isoform X2 — protein MALKRIQKELSDLQRDPPAHCSAGPVGDDLFHWQATIMGPIAFTTKIYHPNINSNGSICLDILRSQWSPALTVSKVLLSICSLLCDPNPDDPLVPDIAQIYKSDKEKYNRHAREWTQKYAM, from the exons ATGGCGCTGAAGAGGATTCAGAAA GAATTAAGTGATCTACAACGTGACCCACCTGCTCATTGTTCAGCTGGACCTGTGGGAGATGACT TGTTCCACTGGCAAGCAACTATTATGGGACCT attgcTTTCACAACAAAAATTTACCATCCAAACATAAACAGTAATGGAAGTATTTGTCTTGATATCCTGAGGTCACAATGGTCACCAGCTCTGACTGTATCAAAAG TTTTATTGTCCATATGTTCTCTACTTTGTGATCCTAATCCTGATGACCCCTTAGTACCAGATATTGCACAAATCtataaatcagacaaagaaaa ATACAACAGACATGCAAGAGAATGGACTCAGAAATAtgcaatgtaa
- the UBE2D1 gene encoding ubiquitin-conjugating enzyme E2 D1 isoform X3, with protein sequence MGPPDSAYQGGVFFLTVHFPTDYPFKPPKIAFTTKIYHPNINSNGSICLDILRSQWSPALTVSKVLLSICSLLCDPNPDDPLVPDIAQIYKSDKEKYNRHAREWTQKYAM encoded by the exons ATGGGACCT CCTGATAGCGCCTATCAAGGTGGAGTCTTCTTTCTCACTGTACATTTTCCGACAGACTATCCTTTTAAGCCACCAAag attgcTTTCACAACAAAAATTTACCATCCAAACATAAACAGTAATGGAAGTATTTGTCTTGATATCCTGAGGTCACAATGGTCACCAGCTCTGACTGTATCAAAAG TTTTATTGTCCATATGTTCTCTACTTTGTGATCCTAATCCTGATGACCCCTTAGTACCAGATATTGCACAAATCtataaatcagacaaagaaaa ATACAACAGACATGCAAGAGAATGGACTCAGAAATAtgcaatgtaa
- the UBE2D1 gene encoding ubiquitin-conjugating enzyme E2 D1 isoform X1, producing MALKRIQKELSDLQRDPPAHCSAGPVGDDLFHWQATIMGPPDSAYQGGVFFLTVHFPTDYPFKPPKIAFTTKIYHPNINSNGSICLDILRSQWSPALTVSKVLLSICSLLCDPNPDDPLVPDIAQIYKSDKEKYNRHAREWTQKYAM from the exons ATGGCGCTGAAGAGGATTCAGAAA GAATTAAGTGATCTACAACGTGACCCACCTGCTCATTGTTCAGCTGGACCTGTGGGAGATGACT TGTTCCACTGGCAAGCAACTATTATGGGACCT CCTGATAGCGCCTATCAAGGTGGAGTCTTCTTTCTCACTGTACATTTTCCGACAGACTATCCTTTTAAGCCACCAAag attgcTTTCACAACAAAAATTTACCATCCAAACATAAACAGTAATGGAAGTATTTGTCTTGATATCCTGAGGTCACAATGGTCACCAGCTCTGACTGTATCAAAAG TTTTATTGTCCATATGTTCTCTACTTTGTGATCCTAATCCTGATGACCCCTTAGTACCAGATATTGCACAAATCtataaatcagacaaagaaaa ATACAACAGACATGCAAGAGAATGGACTCAGAAATAtgcaatgtaa